The DNA segment GGTGAGAATCGTATTTATGTGATTCCACAGGTTCTGAATTATGGGAGAAACGGCGGCATGATTCGTCAGGACTGGCTGGATAATCTGGGATTGAAAATGCCGGAAACACAGGAAGAATTCGTAGAAGTGCTCCGTGCATTTAAAAATGACGATCCGAATGGAAACGGTGTTGCAGATGAAATAGCCACTGGCGGACGTGCAGAAGCAAGATGGATGGGACAGTTGTTCGGACAATTTGGAATTGCAATGTGGGAGGGATATCCTCAGTGGGATCTTTATGACGGCGAAATTACATATTCCGCAGTGACTCAGAATATGAAAGATTGTCTGAAATGGATGTCAGAATTGTATGCGGAGGGTTTGCTAGATCCCGAGACGCTGTTAAATGACAAGTCTGCATGGGATGGAAAGATTAACTCCGGAGTTGTAGGCGTATGGGAACATCTTCCACAGGAGTGTTACAACTATGCTGAGAATATTTATAATGGAACAGGTGTAAAACCTGAAATTGCCATACTTCCGGCAATCTCTGCACCAGGATATGAAGGTTACTATACACAGCGTCAGATGAACGGCGGCGGATTTATTGTAGCCAACACAGAGGACGAAGAAAAAATCGATAAGATTATGAAGGTGTTGGATGCATACGGAAATCAGGATATGTGGATGGACTTCTACAATGGCGTAGAAGGTATGCACAGTAAGGTGATAGATGGTGAGGCGGTTCGCCTTCCGGATGATCCGTCTACACAGCAGAACTTGGTACTTGCACCATACAACAGTATTGCAACAATTGATTTTCAGGTAAATGTATTATCCACACAGTTGACAGACGACAGAGAGTGGGCAGTTTCTCAGGCGATTGAGAATGTTCAGAAAAATCAGGAGTATGTAAAGGGCTTTGCTGGTGACGGTTTACCGGATTCTATTTACTCTGATTATCCGGATATTGGAAACAGAACATTATATATTGAGTATGCAACCAAGATTATCACAGGGGAATACTCAATCGATAAGTTCGATGAGTTTATTGAAAAATGGTATGCATCAGGCGGAGAAAAAGTGACAGAATTGGTAAGAGAGTGGTATGCAGACAAAACAAAATAAGAACGGATATGGTCTTCGGCAGA comes from the Blautia liquoris genome and includes:
- a CDS encoding extracellular solute-binding protein, translating into MKSKSVKRLLSVIAASVMVLSMLPGCGSSDEVDGKTESDGKEAVSDKDIEVWGTNTGYLPVEAGSELYNLYKEMIGVGIVQPYVEWNGGETYLEQLNLRIAAGDMPDIFTPWNGIESELIESGALLDLTDLLPEKAPHLWESIPEEMWDAVKANDPTGENRIYVIPQVLNYGRNGGMIRQDWLDNLGLKMPETQEEFVEVLRAFKNDDPNGNGVADEIATGGRAEARWMGQLFGQFGIAMWEGYPQWDLYDGEITYSAVTQNMKDCLKWMSELYAEGLLDPETLLNDKSAWDGKINSGVVGVWEHLPQECYNYAENIYNGTGVKPEIAILPAISAPGYEGYYTQRQMNGGGFIVANTEDEEKIDKIMKVLDAYGNQDMWMDFYNGVEGMHSKVIDGEAVRLPDDPSTQQNLVLAPYNSIATIDFQVNVLSTQLTDDREWAVSQAIENVQKNQEYVKGFAGDGLPDSIYSDYPDIGNRTLYIEYATKIITGEYSIDKFDEFIEKWYASGGEKVTELVREWYADKTK